The genome window TGCCAGGCAGCAGGGCCTGCGGGCCGTCGGACAGGGCCTCGGCGGGCCGCGGGTGCACTTCGACCATCAGGCCGTCCGCGCCGGCCACCATGCCGGCCTTGGCCAGGGGCGCCACCAGGTACCACTTGCCGGTGCCGTGGCTGGGATCGACGATGACCGGCAGGTGGCTCTCGCGCTTGATCACCGGCACCGCGGCGATGTCGAGGGTATTGCGCATGAACGTCTGCTCGACGCCGCGCAGCCCACGCTCGCACAGGAGCACGTCGCGATTTCCCTCGGAGAGGATGTACTCGGCGGCGAGCAAGAACTCCTCGATGGTGGCCGACGGGCCGCGCTTGAGCATGATGGGCTTGCCCGTGCGGGCCACCTTGCGCAGCAGCGTGAAATTCTGCATGTTGCGGGCGCCGATTTGCAGGATGTCGGCGTAGTGCGAGACGACCGGCACGTCCTCGGAGTCCATCACCTCGGTGATGATCGGCATGCCGAAGCGCTCGCGGGCCTCGGCCAGGTACCGCAGCGCCTCCTCGCCCAGGCCCTGGAAGGCGTAGGGCGACGTGCGCGGCTTGAACGCCCCGCCCCGCAGGATGGTCGCGCCCGCCTGCTTGACGGCCTCGGCGGTCTCCATGAGCTGCTCGCGGCTTTCCACCGAGCAAGGCCCGG of Candidatus Tanganyikabacteria bacterium contains these proteins:
- the aroF gene encoding 3-deoxy-7-phosphoheptulonate synthase; the encoded protein is MIVVMKGGSAPEQVDAVVHELGKMGFRTHVSHGVERTLVGAIGDKTGFSADHILRLDGVLEIVPIRRPYKLVSREAHPPDTIVRVGSLEIGGPDKLHVMAGPCSVESREQLMETAEAVKQAGATILRGGAFKPRTSPYAFQGLGEEALRYLAEARERFGMPIITEVMDSEDVPVVSHYADILQIGARNMQNFTLLRKVARTGKPIMLKRGPSATIEEFLLAAEYILSEGNRDVLLCERGLRGVEQTFMRNTLDIAAVPVIKRESHLPVIVDPSHGTGKWYLVAPLAKAGMVAGADGLMVEVHPRPAEALSDGPQALLPGTFDRLMAELRAITQALAAAGGSDALTGRPAVQA